The proteins below come from a single Triticum aestivum cultivar Chinese Spring chromosome 5D, IWGSC CS RefSeq v2.1, whole genome shotgun sequence genomic window:
- the LOC123123692 gene encoding uncharacterized protein, protein MKVSTKEQQQRRRAEEEEGKEEAMDASAGGPGEEEEEAVRASGTGEGGTVVVGVRADAESRALLTWAFVNAVAAGDRVVAVHVVLASAAEAAAAVDFDGMLAVYEGFCNLKQINLKVKICKGSSVRKALVREATLFGASKLVLGITKRKRTIGSSLSVAKYCAKKLPAKCAVLAVNGGKIVYRRESNAHSGKVSAEVPACGDDEMYCVLPFGARQKGEEESELPCDEPSKDGSPDDEEQHDVGAKGSQPEDVVAEEQQPSSVEPAELSTVQVQTEAADPADRDKEPTMSQKDVVADLPGEGASVLYCVLPERNDHSVASTSSRHESDSTEPPAEGDGDLYCLLPPRNGNSGRSSSDSKRSTSSHKDDGDLFCRLSKNGGHSGGSSGGSKRSVGVRSVFRAIRRSSSFSSDIPLSFETSADKRDGSVSMGATERSSSAVSTEPEDLQKETPTSSPMSLRRLIEGRSDRCRLRRRIFHHERTSSFEWAKVSMVQWAMRLPSRYSSVHPDNKSLKSDTSPRLHGDSECDSTSTVGPESIFSFSLYDVAWPPSELGSLQEEYSSVCRLFSYEELKLATSNFSPDMLIGKGGTSHVYKAQLNDGTLYAAKILKPSVDALQEFITEIETVTSLQNDNIVSLRGFSFDNYFLVLVYDYMHQGSLDKALHGKCEYSLSWEKRYKIAIHIAKALEFLHHGGVTESVIHGDVKSANILLSEDFEAQLCDFGLAKKVSASTPHLTCTDITGTFGYMAPEYFSHGKVNKKIDVYAFGVVLLEIISGRKPIITGCAKGQESLVGWARPLLSSGEIKQLVDSALGNDYDCDEMERMTLAASLCTRTSSDSRPETPLVLKLLEGDDETVQWARSQMCAGSDVSDEEAMTPRSNMQSHLNLALLGVDEEDTLSRCSTERTADTSADGGYWSRSSSFD, encoded by the exons ATGAAGGTGTCCACcaaggagcagcagcagcggcggcgggcggaggaggaagaggggaaggaggaggccatGGACGCCAGCGCCGGCGgaccgggggaggaggaggaggaggcggtgcgcGCCTCCGGCACCGGCGAGGGGGGCACGGTGGTGGTGGGCGTGCGGGCGGACGCCGAGAGCCGGGCGCTGCTCACGTGGGCCTTCGTCAATGCCGTTGCCGCCGGGGACCGGGTCGTCGCCGTCCACGTCGTGCTCGCCTCCgcggccgaggccgccgccgcggTGGACTTCGACGGCATGCTCGCCGTCTACGAGGGGTTCTGCAATCTCAAGCAG ATCAATCTCAAGGTGAAGATTTGCAAGGGCTCGTCGGTCCGCAAGGCGCTGGTTCGCGAGGCCACCCTGTTCGGGGCCTCCAAGCTTGTCCTGGGCATCACCAAGAGGAAGCGCACCATTGG GTCCTCCCTGTCAGTTGCCAAGTACTGCGCGAAGAAGCTGCCGGCAAAGTGCGCGGTGCTCGCCGTCAATGGCGGCAAGATCGTCTACCGGAGAGAATCGAATGCTCACTCCGGCAAGGTGTCGGCCGAGGTTCCTGCCTGTGGTGATGATGAGATGTACTGTGTGCTGCCGTTCGGAGCCCGTCAGAAGGGTGAAGAAGAGAGCGAGTTGCCTTGTGATGAACCGAGCAAAGATGGCAGCCCCGATGACGAAGAACAGCATGATGTTGGTGCAAAGGGCAGTCAGCCAGAGGACGTCGTCGCTGAAGAACAGCAACCATCGAGTGTGGAACCTGCTGAGTTGTCGACGGTTCAGGTTCAGACTGAAGCAGCAGATCCTGCTGACAGGGACAAAGAGCCAACAATGAGCCAGAAAGATGTGGTCGCCGATCTGCCAGGTGAGGGTGCCAGTGTGCTGTACTGCGTGCTGCCGGAGAGGAATGACCATTCAGTTGCAAGTACTTCGAGTCGGCACGAAAGTGACTCGACTGAGCCGCCAGCCGAAGGGGATGGAGATCTGTACTGTTTATTGCCCCCAAGAAATGGAAATTCAGGCAGGAGCAGCAGTGATTCTAAGCGTTCAACTTCGAGTCACAAAGATGATGGGGATCTGTTCTGCCGGCTGTCAAAGAATGGTGGACACTCAGGTGGGAGTTCTGGGGGATCCAAGCGTTCTGTTGGTGTAAGAAGTGTGTTTAGGGCCATCAGGCGGAGCAGTAGTTTCTCCAGTGATATTCCATTGAGCTTTGAAACATCTGCTGATAAGAGAGATGGCTCGGTTTCCATGGGTGCCACCGAACGTTCTTCTTCCGCCGTGTCTACGGAACCTGAGGATTTGCAAAAGGAAACACCTACTAGTTCCCCAATGTCTCTGAGAAGGCTGATCGAAGGAAGGTCTGACCGCTGCCGCCTGCGAAGGAGAATCTTCCACCATGAAAGAACCTCATCTTTTGAGTGGGCCAAAGTGTCCATGGTTCAATGGGCGATGAGGCTCCCAAGCCGTTACAGTTCTGTGCACCCGGACAACAAATCCTTGAAATCTGATACTAGTCCAAGGTTGCACGGTGATTCAGAATGTGATTCCACTTCCACTGTTGGACCAGAATCTATATTTTCTTTCTCTTTGTATGATGTGGCATGGCCTCCCAGTGAACTGGGGTCGCTTCAAGAAGAGTATTCTTCAGTATGTAGGCTATTTAGTTATGAGGAGCTGAAACTGGCTACATCAAACTTCTCACCAG ATATGTTGATTGGGAAGGGAGGAACTAGTCACGTTTACAAGGCACAGTTAAATGATGGCACCTTGTATGCTGCAAAGATTCTGAAACCTTCAGTTGATGCACTTCAGGAGTTTATTACGGAGATTGAGACTGTAACCAGCTTGCAAAATGATAATATTGTCTCACTAAGAGGATTCAGCTTTGACAACTACTTCCTTGTGTTGGTGTACGATTACATGCACCAGGGAAGCTTAGACAAAGCGCTTCATG GCAAGTGTGAGTATAGCCTTAGCTGGGAAAAGAGATATAAGATAGCAATTCACATTGCAAAGGCGCTTGAATTTCTGCATCATGGTGGTGTCACCGAGTCTGTGATTCACGGAGATGTTAAATCTGCAAACATCCTCCTCTCAGAGGATTTTGAGGCCCAG CTGTGTGATTTTGGGTTGGCAAAGAAAGTTTCAGCTTCAACCCCTCACCTAACATGCACTGACATCACAGGAACTTTTGG GTACATGGCACCTGAATATTTTTCGCACGGGAAGGTGAACAAGAAAATCGATGTGTACGCATTTGGGGTTGTGCTGCTGGAGATAATTTCAGGGAGAAAACCCATTATAACAGGATGTGCGAAGGGCCAGGAAAGCCTGGTTGGATGG GCAAGGCCACTACTTTCAAGTGGGGAGATCAAGCAGCTGGTGGATTCGGCTCTGGGGAACGACTACGACTGTGATGAGATGGAGAGGATGACACTCGCTGCCTCGCTGTGCACGAGGACATCTTCTGATTCCAGACCCGAAACGCCGCTA GTCCTGAAACTGCTTGAGGGGGATGACGAGACGGTCCAGTGGGCGAGGTCGCAGATGTGCGCAGGCTCGGACGTGTCGGACGAGGAGGCGATGACCCCGCGCTCAAACATGCAGTCCCACCTGAACCTGGCGCTGCTGGGCGTGGATGAGGAGGACACGCTGTCGCGGTGCAGCACGGAGCGGACCGCCGACACCTCGGCGGACGGCGGGTACTGGAGCCGGTCCTCGAGCTTCGACTAG